From Daucus carota subsp. sativus chromosome 6, DH1 v3.0, whole genome shotgun sequence:
TAAACTTGTGCACTTCATCTATATCTGGAAAAAGTTTCAAGGCGATCATAGTTATTGTATGGCTACTTAACCAATTGTAGGTATGATACTTAAACTAATCCATTGTCATCATGTTCTACATCCTCCGTTACCATGTTAAATTACCCGTCCTAAAACCTGTTACTGGTTCTGGTACCATGTTAAATTACCCGTCCTTCTAAAACCTGTTACTGGTTCTTCTAAAACGTTGAGGTACTAGGAGGAGGATTTAACACTGCAGACACTATaccttttgtttatttttctttgaaattAGCACTTGAAAGTACATTCTTCGAAACGAGTACTTGAAAGTAAATTGATCCATCTATTGCTACTGGGATCAACACTCTCATTGATGCCATAAACAAGGAAGAAGTAACTTGATCGAAGGAAGTATGaaatgtatattatatgttgcagTATGTAGTAGTAGCCCCGTTTATTTTCTCAAGTAAATGACAGAGAAAAGAGATGCTACCAAAATTCTAAGTACAGACAATAATGGGGAATAGATACCAAACCAACAATGACAAACTAAAAAGACACACTTCAACACTCAAAACATATACTTTTCCCCAATTAGAGCAAGTCCCATGTAAATTTCGGGTGTACTGTATTATTGCCGCTTGATGCAGCAGGCTGGACAGGCGTTGGCATTGCTGGCACGGGATCAAAGGTCTCCCATTGAGTTGTTATAACAACTGGTGCTGATGGTGAGTGCCTTGCAGCGTCCTGCTGCATCTGTAACTGCGAATGGCCAGTGGTACGCCTTGATTGCGGTTGAGTTCTGAATGGTATTTTACCATTTGGATACCTCTGTTCTTCACGCTTTTCAACTACTGACTCGGGCTTATTCTCCTGCTGCTGAATAGTATCGCTAATATCACTTCCATCAATAACACTTTGGCTCGAGTTTTTGATCTTTAACAGATCAAGTGTTTCAACACACTTTTGTACTCTTTTCACCTTTAAAATAGGGCACAGTATTAGATTTAATTCCTCATCAAGGCAAATAAACTTATAATAGTCAAGAATTTAATAAGTGTTATTACCTGCAATCTTCTCTGCAATTTCACATCTCCATCTGCTACAATTCCATCCAACTTGAGCAATTCATTCATCAACAGTTCAGTTAAACTCAAAACTTGTTTCTCGGCAACTTTTCCACCTTTAGAAATTACAGATTCAAGTGCAGACACCTGCTCAATTTCCATAAGCCTCAACTATATTAGACTCTAGAACCATTTTAAATACATATGACAAAAGTGGAAAAACACTCAGTTCAGATAATTGAAGATGACATTACCTGTCCGGTTAGCCTATCAACCTCCAAACTAATTTCGGAAATGAATTTTGCAGCCTTCTCCATCTTTGCATTCCTTCTCATTTCAAGATACCTCTTTTCCTGGCTAATAGGATCCTCAACAAGCACAATCTTCGACTTATCTTTAACTCCCACAACATCCAAGAACACTTTGGACGCCCTCTCCTTATCTTTAAACAACAATTTCTGATCTTCATGATGCAGCCCTGTTGGCCCTGATAACATCTTCTTCAACTCTCCTGCAACACCACAACAACTTCATTAACAAATCATCCTGTACAAGgttcttaaaaattaaatctacaAAACGAAAGCATTGCTAGACCGCAATTCATCAATCCCCTGGTGGCAATTGACAAGACTAAAGACCTACTCTACCCATAAAAATGTAATTTAGCCTACAAAATTCCTGGACAATGCATTGATCAATTCACTATTAACGCTCTAATACTATGTCAAGTAACTAGTCCATCAAAATCATTAAGGTATCAAcattacaaaaaataaataaattaaggtATCAAAGGAAGGCCCCGACATGatcttatattattcaacaacCATAAAACTATACATAAAAACTAATCATCAATGAATATCAGAAATTTCAATGTAGAATGGTGAGTTACCAAAAGTAGCCTGAGAGCTGATATTGATCTCGTGATAAATGGAGCCAAATTTAACCCGGACTCGAATAGTAGGTGGAGGTGGAACCCTAGGGTGATCAGAATCAGGGTCTCTCTTCTGAACAAGCATTCCTCCAGGCCTCATTTCCCACTCATTCTCTGCACCACCAGGGCCACCTTTGTTGGATGGCATTTCCGTAATTCCACTCCTCATCCTCATCATCTTTCTCTCCACTTCTTAACACAAATTTCACTCAACAAATACTACTTAACACACAAAACAGTGTGTTTCTGCGTTTCAAGACTGATAAAGACTCAAGCTTtgactttatttttattttccaatCTGGTGGGTAAGCATGAAATAGAccaatcatataaaatacattCAGACAAAGCCAGCTAATTCCAGCAAAGCAAAAACCTTGAAAACCAAGCTGATCAAACAGAGCTTCTGGCTTTAATATCAAGTGAGTTTATGTTATGAATGAAAGAGGTGAATGTTTCAAGTTGTAAGAGGGGTGAGATAAAGTCAAGGGTGTATGATATTATGAAGATGGTGATTGTGTGGCAAATGAGATTGTGGCTTGAAATAGTGCAGAGCGAGAGAGATTAGAAGCCGAGGGAGAATTCAGAGACTCTGTGGAGAGACGAGAGAAAGAGAAGCAGAGGGGAGGTAGTATAAtagaaagaaaatggacaaccAGAACACATGATCACCAGATAATTATACAGCTGCTGCTGCTGCAACATTATATATGTGAATTTTAGTAATTTGAACTAACGGGTTGATATGTTCAAAttagaattttttaataaatcaaatcagaatataatccataaatagataaaatattgtttgaaaattaatcagagatttttataaaattatttttactaaaTACAGCAAtgtagaatatataattatctagaGTATTCTATTTAAAATTCTTGATAAATTTTGTCTGtatttatttatctaatttcagtctttttcaatttttgtttaacaggtatatatatagaagaaaatataaaaagaaagtctaatttaatttaatacttATCTTTTTTGAAGGAACTTTAAATATGTACTTTTGaagttatcaattgaattttttttattatcaatctaatcattttattagtaaatCAAAATACTAAATGGGGTATATTCACCTAGGATTTTAATGGggttatttttagtttataaattttaatgggattttatataattttatgtagttttttgataaaatgtcgtcgagttgatatagattttttaGAAAGGACaattcttcaaaatctcatgaattttggtgATATTCCAAAAACTTTAAAACACACTCAACAATCCCACAAAATTCgtcattttatgaaataaaaaaagttcatcaacatttgaataccattgAATACAACCAACTTTTATAGTATAATTTGAcatctcaattaaatataccAAGAATTTAATATACTCTtaatttcatgatattttttttt
This genomic window contains:
- the LOC108224313 gene encoding BAG family molecular chaperone regulator 1 produces the protein MMRMRSGITEMPSNKGGPGGAENEWEMRPGGMLVQKRDPDSDHPRVPPPPTIRVRVKFGSIYHEINISSQATFGELKKMLSGPTGLHHEDQKLLFKDKERASKVFLDVVGVKDKSKIVLVEDPISQEKRYLEMRRNAKMEKAAKFISEISLEVDRLTGQVSALESVISKGGKVAEKQVLSLTELLMNELLKLDGIVADGDVKLQRRLQVKRVQKCVETLDLLKIKNSSQSVIDGSDISDTIQQQENKPESVVEKREEQRYPNGKIPFRTQPQSRRTTGHSQLQMQQDAARHSPSAPVVITTQWETFDPVPAMPTPVQPAASSGNNTVHPKFTWDLL